One Antarctobacter heliothermus DNA segment encodes these proteins:
- a CDS encoding ArsR/SmtB family transcription factor: MPPNLQPTFRALADPTRRDILRRLSAREMTLAEVTEHCDMTRAAVKKHLVVLEDGNLIHMRRQGRETISTLNAAALKPVTDWLSYFDAFWDDKLSALTQTLTDEKDAL, translated from the coding sequence ATGCCACCAAACCTACAACCCACCTTCCGCGCCCTCGCGGACCCGACACGACGCGACATCCTGCGCCGCCTGTCGGCCCGCGAAATGACCCTCGCCGAAGTGACCGAACATTGTGACATGACCCGCGCGGCGGTCAAAAAGCATCTTGTCGTGCTCGAAGATGGCAACCTGATCCACATGCGGCGGCAGGGTCGGGAAACGATCTCCACTCTCAACGCTGCCGCGCTGAAACCCGTCACCGACTGGTTGAGCTATTTCGACGCCTTCTGGGACGACAAGCTGTCCGCGCTCACGCAAACCCTCACCGATGAAAAGGACGCCCTATGA
- the rlmB gene encoding 23S rRNA (guanosine(2251)-2'-O)-methyltransferase RlmB produces MAKKPKWVVEKEQARKASANETVWLFGLHAVRDALMNPRRDRLRLILTPNAAEKLTEAVAVSGMTPEIQDPRRFDAPLDPNSVHQGAALEVKPLDWGRLEDVAFAGQGALRLVLLDRVTDPHNVGAILRSAEVFGAQAVIGTRHHAAPETGALAKTASGALERQPYLRERNLAETIQTLRDMGYLVLGLDGEAEQTIEAALEGRRDAPLALVFGAEGPGLRPKTKETVDALVRIDFAGAFGSLNVSNAAAVALYAARA; encoded by the coding sequence ATGGCAAAGAAACCGAAATGGGTGGTCGAAAAGGAACAGGCGCGCAAGGCCTCGGCCAATGAGACCGTCTGGCTGTTCGGGCTGCACGCGGTCCGCGACGCGCTGATGAATCCGCGCCGGGACAGGCTGCGGCTGATCCTGACGCCCAATGCGGCGGAAAAGCTGACAGAGGCGGTTGCGGTCTCTGGCATGACCCCCGAAATTCAGGATCCGCGCCGGTTTGATGCGCCGCTGGACCCCAATTCGGTCCACCAAGGGGCCGCGCTGGAGGTTAAGCCGCTGGATTGGGGGCGGCTCGAAGACGTGGCCTTTGCCGGGCAGGGGGCCTTGCGGCTGGTCCTGCTGGACCGGGTGACGGACCCACACAATGTGGGCGCGATTCTGCGCTCGGCGGAGGTGTTCGGCGCGCAAGCGGTGATCGGTACGCGCCACCACGCGGCCCCCGAAACCGGTGCACTGGCCAAGACCGCCAGCGGGGCGTTGGAGCGCCAGCCCTACCTGCGAGAGCGCAATCTGGCTGAGACGATCCAGACGCTGCGCGACATGGGGTATCTTGTTCTGGGCCTTGACGGTGAGGCAGAGCAAACCATCGAAGCAGCGCTTGAGGGACGGCGCGACGCCCCTCTGGCGCTGGTTTTCGGGGCCGAGGGGCCGGGACTGCGACCCAAGACCAAGGAAACGGTGGACGCGTTGGTCCGGATCGATTTCGCCGGAGCTTTTGGGTCGCTGAATGTGTCGAACGCGGCGGCGGTTGCGCTTTACGCGGCGCGTGCCTAG
- a CDS encoding alpha/beta fold hydrolase: MTVEWTENGRLTAGGKTLEYACYGPTPEKAPTLVLLHEGLGAVALWRDFPQALARATGFGVFAYSRAGYGQSDPANLPRPLDYMTREAVDVLPQVLDAIGFQRGVFVGHSDGATIAAIYAGSVSDQRVRALVLMAPHFFTEEAGLAEIAKAKTLYETGELRDKMARYHRDPDNTFRGWNDSWLHPGFKDWNVGDVIDYLRIPSLAVQGRDDQYGTLAQIEELDSRSYAPVETLILDDCRHSPHLDRPEQVVAGIAAFCARLERIEAAEPEVA; this comes from the coding sequence ATGACGGTAGAGTGGACGGAAAACGGGCGGCTGACGGCGGGTGGCAAAACGCTGGAGTATGCCTGCTACGGGCCGACCCCGGAAAAGGCGCCGACATTGGTCCTATTGCACGAGGGGTTGGGGGCCGTGGCGCTGTGGCGCGACTTCCCGCAGGCGTTGGCGCGGGCGACCGGCTTTGGCGTTTTTGCATATTCGCGGGCGGGCTATGGTCAGTCGGACCCGGCGAACCTGCCGCGCCCCTTGGACTACATGACCCGAGAGGCGGTGGATGTGTTGCCGCAGGTGCTGGACGCGATCGGGTTTCAGCGCGGCGTCTTTGTCGGTCACAGCGACGGGGCGACCATCGCCGCGATCTATGCGGGCAGCGTGTCCGACCAGCGGGTGCGGGCGCTGGTGCTGATGGCACCGCATTTCTTTACCGAAGAGGCCGGGTTGGCTGAGATCGCCAAGGCGAAGACGCTTTATGAAACCGGCGAACTGCGGGACAAGATGGCGCGCTATCACCGGGACCCGGACAACACCTTTCGTGGATGGAACGACAGTTGGCTGCACCCCGGTTTCAAGGACTGGAACGTGGGGGATGTCATCGACTACCTGCGCATCCCGTCTTTGGCGGTGCAGGGGCGGGATGACCAGTACGGTACACTGGCGCAGATCGAAGAGCTGGACAGTCGCAGCTATGCGCCGGTCGAGACCCTTATCCTCGACGATTGTCGGCATTCCCCGCATCTGGACCGGCCAGAGCAGGTGGTGGCCGGGATCGCCGCGTTC
- a CDS encoding MmcB family DNA repair protein, with the protein MELPVAPRLIPDPKSEMMPGQLLARGVSRHLAGHGFAVIEEFVPERGLRVDVMALGPKGEMWVVECKSSRADFMSDGKWQGYLPWCDRYFWAVDQAFPTDLLPEGTGLIIADGYDAEILRMGPEDKLPAARRTKLTRKFAVHAARRLQGLRDPGAGLDGWG; encoded by the coding sequence ATGGAATTGCCTGTTGCCCCTCGCCTGATACCCGATCCGAAGTCTGAGATGATGCCCGGCCAGTTGTTGGCGCGCGGCGTGTCCCGCCATCTGGCGGGGCATGGCTTTGCCGTGATCGAAGAGTTTGTGCCCGAGCGGGGCCTGCGGGTGGATGTCATGGCGCTGGGCCCCAAAGGCGAGATGTGGGTGGTGGAGTGTAAATCCTCGCGCGCGGATTTCATGAGCGACGGCAAATGGCAGGGCTATCTGCCGTGGTGTGACCGCTATTTCTGGGCGGTGGATCAGGCATTTCCGACCGATTTGCTGCCAGAGGGGACGGGGCTGATCATCGCGGATGGCTATGACGCAGAGATATTGCGCATGGGGCCAGAGGATAAGCTGCCCGCCGCACGGCGGACCAAGCTGACGCGCAAGTTTGCCGTTCACGCTGCGCGCCGATTGCAGGGGTTGCGCGATCCCGGTGCAGGGCTGGACGGCTGGGGATAG
- a CDS encoding GNAT family N-acetyltransferase — MDIDLKHLSPGDIDWLVEQHRRLYAHDEGFDETFPALVRQILEDFDADHDQTAERAFIAWDGAQRLGCIFCVREDEETAKLRLFFLMPEARGKGLGKRLLAECMGFARDCGYRRMALWTHESHRAACALYQKTGWRLVRSTPKVSFGVEVVEQGWEIDL; from the coding sequence ATGGATATTGACCTGAAACACCTTAGCCCCGGCGACATTGACTGGTTGGTGGAACAACACCGTCGACTGTATGCGCACGACGAAGGCTTTGACGAGACGTTTCCAGCGCTGGTGCGCCAGATTCTGGAGGATTTTGACGCGGATCACGATCAGACCGCCGAACGTGCCTTTATCGCGTGGGACGGGGCGCAGCGATTGGGCTGTATCTTTTGCGTGCGAGAGGATGAAGAGACGGCCAAACTGCGGCTGTTTTTCCTGATGCCAGAGGCGCGGGGCAAAGGGCTGGGTAAACGGCTGCTGGCGGAATGCATGGGGTTTGCGCGCGATTGTGGCTATCGCCGCATGGCGCTGTGGACACACGAAAGCCACCGCGCGGCCTGTGCGTTGTACCAGAAAACAGGCTGGCGGCTGGTACGTTCCACGCCAAAGGTAAGCTTCGGCGTGGAGGTGGTAGAGCAAGGTTGGGAGATTGACCTTTGA
- a CDS encoding metal ABC transporter permease: MLDDFLVRAALAAVGVALAAAPLGVFVVWRRMAYFGDATSHAAILGVALALALSVPIFAGTLIVSLLVAFGVAQLSGRGYGADMVLGVVAHAALAMGLVAASLLPGPRLNLEAYLFGDILAVSRSDLAVIWGGGALVAALIGWRWQALLTATVSPDLAAASGLNPERERVVLMLALALVVAVALKVVGALLIGALLIIPAAAARPLSTTPEGMLAGTAAVGVVSALGGLWAAWTFDTPAGPSVVCAAAVLFAVAALARALRG, from the coding sequence ATGCTGGATGATTTTCTGGTGCGCGCCGCACTGGCGGCGGTGGGGGTGGCGTTGGCGGCGGCCCCTTTGGGCGTCTTCGTTGTCTGGCGGCGGATGGCCTATTTCGGCGACGCGACCTCACACGCAGCGATCCTTGGGGTTGCCTTGGCGCTGGCCTTGTCGGTGCCGATCTTTGCCGGAACGCTGATTGTGTCCCTGCTGGTCGCTTTTGGCGTCGCGCAGTTGTCGGGGCGAGGCTATGGCGCGGATATGGTTCTGGGGGTTGTGGCCCATGCGGCACTTGCGATGGGCCTTGTCGCGGCCAGCCTGCTGCCCGGTCCGCGCCTGAACCTGGAGGCCTATCTGTTCGGCGATATTCTTGCGGTCAGCCGCAGCGATCTGGCGGTGATCTGGGGCGGCGGGGCGCTGGTTGCGGCATTGATCGGCTGGCGGTGGCAGGCGCTGTTGACCGCGACCGTGTCGCCCGATCTGGCTGCCGCCTCTGGCCTGAATCCAGAGCGTGAGCGTGTGGTGCTGATGCTGGCGCTGGCGCTGGTGGTAGCCGTGGCGCTGAAGGTGGTCGGTGCGCTGTTGATCGGCGCATTGCTGATCATCCCGGCGGCAGCAGCGCGGCCCCTGTCGACAACACCCGAAGGCATGCTGGCGGGCACGGCGGCGGTAGGTGTTGTGTCGGCGCTGGGCGGGCTGTGGGCGGCGTGGACCTTTGACACCCCGGCGGGGCCAAGTGTTGTCTGCGCGGCGGCGGTGCTGTTTGCGGTGGCCGCGCTGGCGCGCGCTCTTCGGGGATGA
- a CDS encoding DUF6324 family protein, which yields MSIHDERDIEANLQIGPTEKGMVRLFIFADGLEIPMDFEPEEAEEIAEELRAAAATARRAQPKR from the coding sequence ATGAGCATCCACGACGAACGCGACATCGAAGCCAACCTTCAGATCGGACCCACCGAAAAGGGCATGGTCCGCCTGTTCATCTTTGCCGATGGGCTGGAAATCCCGATGGATTTCGAACCCGAAGAGGCCGAAGAAATCGCCGAAGAGCTGCGCGCCGCCGCCGCAACTGCGCGCCGGGCCCAGCCCAAACGCTAA
- the nusB gene encoding transcription antitermination factor NusB, whose amino-acid sequence MTQLSGNQKRKMKSASRFYAVQALFQMEQSDVGIDKVRREFLEFRFGAEIDDGTEMIDGDVEFFAKLLEQAVNWQVKIDQMTDRALVAKWPIARIDPTLRALFRVAGAEMLAFETPPKVVIVEYLDVASAFFPDGKEARFVNAVLDHMAREAKPEAF is encoded by the coding sequence ATGACCCAGCTATCGGGCAACCAGAAACGCAAGATGAAGAGCGCCTCGCGGTTTTATGCCGTGCAGGCGCTGTTCCAGATGGAACAATCCGACGTGGGCATCGACAAGGTGCGGCGCGAGTTTCTGGAGTTCCGCTTTGGGGCCGAGATCGACGACGGCACTGAGATGATCGACGGCGACGTTGAATTCTTTGCCAAGCTCTTGGAGCAGGCGGTGAACTGGCAGGTCAAGATCGACCAGATGACCGACCGGGCGCTGGTGGCGAAATGGCCCATAGCGCGGATCGACCCGACACTGCGCGCGCTGTTTCGCGTGGCCGGGGCAGAGATGCTGGCATTTGAGACGCCGCCTAAGGTGGTGATCGTCGAATATCTGGACGTGGCGTCGGCCTTTTTCCCGGACGGTAAAGAAGCGCGTTTTGTGAACGCGGTACTGGACCACATGGCACGCGAGGCCAAGCCCGAGGCATTTTGA
- a CDS encoding SRPBCC family protein: MTLTIRKSVFLPADQTTVWDHLTRADLLGKWFHPASSDLVEGQPYTLLSQKDGDRMCWGTVEKLSPKDHMRWSFTVGPLNGTMTTVDWHLTTAPGGTQLSLEHSGLPEDAEGYGLVLALDKGWHGFLGNLHEIETMALS; this comes from the coding sequence ATGACCCTCACCATCCGCAAATCCGTCTTCCTGCCCGCAGACCAAACCACCGTATGGGATCACCTGACGCGCGCCGACCTGCTGGGCAAATGGTTTCACCCCGCCTCGTCGGATCTGGTCGAAGGGCAACCCTACACCTTGCTGTCGCAAAAGGACGGCGACCGCATGTGCTGGGGCACGGTGGAAAAACTCTCGCCCAAGGATCACATGCGATGGTCGTTTACCGTCGGCCCGCTGAACGGGACCATGACCACCGTCGACTGGCACCTGACCACGGCCCCCGGCGGCACACAGCTGTCGCTGGAACATTCCGGCCTGCCCGAAGACGCGGAGGGCTATGGTCTTGTGCTTGCGCTGGACAAAGGTTGGCACGGATTTCTTGGCAATCTGCACGAAATCGAAACGATGGCCTTGTCATGA
- a CDS encoding VOC family protein, which translates to MELGAFSVSLSVKDLVVSQRFYEALGFEQVSGVAEEGWVVLRNGTTVIGLFQDMFKGNMLTFNPGWLRGGEALDTFTDIREIQAQLRAEGIEPEERLDEGDIGPAYMTLVDPDGNKIFIDQHVPAPSRD; encoded by the coding sequence ATGGAACTTGGGGCATTTTCGGTCAGCTTGTCGGTCAAGGACCTCGTCGTCTCACAGCGCTTTTACGAGGCGTTGGGCTTTGAACAGGTGTCAGGCGTGGCCGAAGAGGGCTGGGTGGTCTTGCGCAATGGGACCACAGTCATCGGCCTGTTTCAGGACATGTTCAAAGGCAATATGCTGACCTTCAACCCCGGCTGGCTGCGCGGGGGAGAGGCGCTGGACACGTTCACCGATATCCGAGAGATTCAGGCACAGTTGCGCGCTGAGGGGATCGAACCGGAAGAGCGTCTGGATGAGGGCGACATCGGCCCTGCCTACATGACGCTGGTGGACCCGGACGGGAACAAGATCTTTATCGATCAGCACGTTCCTGCGCCATCACGGGATTAG
- the ribB gene encoding 3,4-dihydroxy-2-butanone-4-phosphate synthase, producing MPDFETPGPVEQVWSDAISSVEEIIEDARNGRMFILVDHEDRENEGDLVIPAQWATPDAVNFMALYGRGLICLAMTSDRIEELGLPLMSTNNSSRHETAFTTSIEAREGVTTGISAADRARTIAVAIDASKGAADIATPGHVFPLRARKGGVLVRAGHTEAAVDVARLAGLNAAGVICEIMNEDGTMARLPEMVAFAQRHGLKIGTISDLISYRRRNDNLVKIRTEETITSEFGGEWRMRIYTDETHGDEHIVLTKGDLGTSDPVLVRMHAMDPMLDIVGTGPKGRAHEFQHAMQAVADEGRGVVVLLRDTSMKLDAAEGVSPKTLRQYGLGAQILSSLGLSKLVLLTNSPTPKVVGLDAYGLEIVGTRKVSELG from the coding sequence ATGCCCGATTTTGAAACTCCGGGACCGGTTGAACAGGTCTGGTCCGATGCGATTTCTTCTGTCGAAGAGATCATTGAGGACGCGCGCAACGGGCGCATGTTCATTCTGGTCGATCACGAAGACCGTGAAAACGAAGGCGATCTGGTGATCCCCGCCCAATGGGCGACGCCGGATGCGGTCAACTTCATGGCGCTGTACGGGCGCGGGTTGATCTGCCTTGCGATGACCTCGGACCGAATCGAGGAACTGGGTCTGCCGCTGATGTCGACCAACAACTCGTCCCGGCACGAAACGGCCTTTACCACCTCGATCGAGGCGCGTGAGGGGGTGACGACGGGCATTTCCGCCGCTGACCGGGCGCGGACCATCGCGGTGGCCATCGATGCCTCCAAGGGGGCGGCGGATATTGCCACACCGGGCCATGTGTTCCCGCTGCGCGCCCGCAAGGGCGGCGTGCTGGTGCGTGCCGGCCATACAGAGGCGGCGGTCGATGTGGCGCGGTTGGCTGGGCTGAACGCGGCGGGTGTGATCTGCGAGATCATGAACGAGGACGGCACCATGGCGCGGTTGCCGGAAATGGTGGCCTTTGCACAGCGTCACGGGCTGAAGATCGGCACAATTTCTGACCTGATTTCGTACCGGCGGCGCAACGACAATCTGGTCAAGATCCGCACCGAAGAGACCATCACGTCGGAGTTCGGCGGTGAGTGGCGGATGCGCATCTACACCGACGAAACACATGGCGACGAACACATCGTTCTGACCAAAGGCGACCTTGGCACCTCCGATCCGGTGTTGGTGCGGATGCACGCCATGGACCCGATGCTGGACATTGTCGGCACCGGGCCAAAGGGGCGGGCGCATGAGTTTCAGCACGCGATGCAGGCGGTTGCAGACGAAGGGCGCGGCGTGGTCGTGCTGCTGCGCGACACCTCGATGAAGCTGGACGCCGCCGAAGGTGTGTCGCCCAAGACATTGCGGCAATACGGTCTGGGGGCACAGATCCTGTCCTCGCTCGGATTGTCCAAGCTGGTGCTGTTGACCAATTCCCCCACGCCCAAGGTTGTGGGACTGGACGCCTACGGCCTTGAAATCGTCGGAACGCGCAAAGTCTCGGAGTTGGGCTGA
- a CDS encoding benzoate-CoA ligase family protein, with protein sequence MNENAALYFVDRHLDAGRADKVAFQEADGGKRSLTFKQLAEESGRFAGALHRHGVRREERVAMIVQDQIECPVIFWGALKAGAIPVPLNTLLSAPVYDVILNDSRASILVVSEKLWPTVQPVIADNPYLRAVLVIGEAPEGTESYQRFVEGAQILPAVEAHEDEMAFWLYSSGSTGQPKGVRHVHSSLKATADTFGAQVLGIREDDIVFSVAKIFFAYGLGNAMSFPLSVGATTVLLSGRPTPEVVSGILETHRPTLFCGVPTFYAAMNAALEKTGLPQGMSVRLCTSAGEALPREVGERWHRLTGTEIVDGVGSTEMLHIFLSNRPGEIVYGTSGTAVPGYEVRLVDEHDEDVGEGAVGELLVRGPSAADGYWNKRHKSRSTFEGHWTRTGDKYECTADGRYIYCGRTDDMFKVSGIWVSPFEVEQALVEHPAVLEAAVVACADDKGLDKPKAYVVLNEGQDAAAVENLKEFVKEKIGMWKYPRWVEVVDDLPKTATGKIQRFKLRAQV encoded by the coding sequence ATGAACGAGAACGCAGCATTATATTTTGTCGACCGCCATCTGGACGCGGGGCGCGCCGACAAGGTGGCCTTTCAGGAGGCGGATGGGGGCAAGCGTAGCCTGACTTTCAAACAGCTTGCAGAGGAAAGCGGGCGCTTCGCCGGGGCGCTGCATCGACATGGCGTGCGCCGCGAAGAGCGGGTCGCCATGATCGTGCAGGATCAGATCGAATGTCCGGTGATCTTTTGGGGCGCGCTCAAGGCCGGGGCGATCCCGGTGCCGTTGAACACGCTGCTGTCGGCGCCGGTGTACGATGTCATCCTGAACGACAGCCGCGCCTCTATTCTTGTGGTGTCGGAAAAGCTGTGGCCGACCGTGCAGCCGGTGATTGCCGACAACCCGTATCTGCGCGCGGTGCTGGTAATCGGGGAGGCCCCCGAGGGCACGGAAAGCTATCAGCGGTTTGTCGAGGGCGCGCAGATTTTGCCAGCGGTCGAGGCGCATGAGGATGAGATGGCATTCTGGCTGTACTCTTCCGGCTCTACCGGCCAGCCCAAGGGTGTGCGGCATGTGCATTCCAGCCTGAAGGCCACGGCAGACACTTTTGGCGCGCAGGTTCTGGGCATCCGCGAGGACGACATTGTCTTTTCCGTGGCCAAGATCTTTTTTGCCTACGGTCTTGGCAACGCGATGTCCTTTCCCCTGTCGGTTGGGGCAACGACGGTGCTGCTGTCGGGGCGGCCGACGCCAGAGGTGGTGTCGGGCATCCTCGAGACGCATCGTCCGACGCTGTTTTGTGGCGTGCCGACCTTTTACGCCGCGATGAACGCCGCCTTGGAAAAGACCGGCCTGCCGCAAGGGATGTCGGTGCGGCTATGCACCTCTGCCGGTGAGGCGCTGCCACGCGAGGTGGGCGAACGCTGGCACAGGCTGACCGGCACAGAGATTGTCGATGGTGTCGGCTCGACCGAGATGCTGCACATTTTCCTGTCCAATCGCCCCGGAGAGATTGTCTATGGCACCTCGGGCACGGCGGTTCCCGGTTATGAAGTGCGGCTGGTGGATGAGCACGATGAAGACGTCGGCGAGGGGGCGGTCGGTGAATTGCTAGTGCGCGGCCCATCGGCGGCGGACGGCTATTGGAATAAGCGGCACAAGTCGCGGTCCACGTTCGAGGGGCACTGGACCCGGACCGGCGATAAATACGAATGCACCGCAGACGGGCGCTATATCTACTGCGGGCGCACCGACGACATGTTCAAGGTGTCGGGCATATGGGTCAGCCCCTTTGAGGTTGAGCAGGCGCTTGTCGAACACCCCGCCGTGCTGGAGGCGGCGGTGGTCGCATGCGCCGACGACAAGGGGCTGGATAAGCCCAAGGCCTATGTCGTGCTGAATGAGGGCCAGGACGCCGCTGCGGTCGAAAACCTCAAGGAATTCGTCAAGGAGAAGATTGGCATGTGGAAATATCCCCGCTGGGTCGAGGTCGTGGATGACTTGCCCAAGACCGCGACGGGAAAGATTCAACGGTTCAAATTGAGGGCTCAAGTATGA
- a CDS encoding 6,7-dimethyl-8-ribityllumazine synthase: MASSETHHVLDRAEFDKPVKVLIVVAPYYKDIADQLVAGAAAEIEACGGLHETVEVPGALEVPTAIGIAERMSNFDAYVALGCVIRGETTHYDTVCNDSSRALTLLGLQGLCIGNGILTVENYEQARVRAEAAGQNKGGGAAAAALHLLALTRKWGGSRKGVGFVPAREEIQIAGSSKGPDIA; encoded by the coding sequence ATGGCATCGAGTGAGACGCATCATGTGCTGGATCGCGCGGAGTTTGACAAGCCGGTCAAGGTTCTGATCGTCGTCGCGCCCTACTACAAAGATATCGCCGACCAGTTGGTGGCAGGTGCCGCAGCCGAGATCGAGGCCTGCGGCGGCTTGCATGAAACCGTCGAGGTGCCCGGCGCGCTGGAGGTGCCCACCGCCATCGGCATCGCGGAGCGTATGTCGAACTTTGACGCCTATGTGGCGCTGGGCTGCGTGATCCGGGGCGAGACGACGCATTATGACACGGTTTGCAACGACAGTTCTCGGGCGCTGACACTGCTAGGCCTTCAGGGGCTGTGCATTGGCAATGGAATCCTGACGGTCGAGAATTATGAACAAGCCCGCGTGCGGGCCGAGGCGGCCGGTCAAAACAAGGGCGGCGGCGCGGCGGCGGCGGCCTTGCATCTGCTGGCGCTGACCCGTAAGTGGGGCGGCTCTCGCAAGGGTGTGGGATTCGTCCCCGCCCGCGAAGAGATCCAGATCGCAGGCAGCAGCAAGGGCCCCGACATCGCATGA
- a CDS encoding MarR family winged helix-turn-helix transcriptional regulator has protein sequence MRTCDFWPVAYPVVMHAIYNMPGHLIRRLQQLSSSIFAEQMRAAGSDLTSPQFAALTMLQEHPDIDQATLAGLIAHDRATIGGVIERLCAKGLIERRTNPLDRRAKILVLTPEGERRVAQIRPIVETMQKNLLVGLDEAETAEFIRLAAKVAAAGNDRTRAPLRMPKDKPDTPAR, from the coding sequence ATGCGTACTTGCGACTTTTGGCCGGTGGCCTACCCTGTGGTCATGCACGCGATCTACAACATGCCCGGACACCTAATCCGCCGACTGCAACAACTGTCCTCGTCGATCTTCGCCGAACAGATGCGGGCGGCCGGATCTGACCTGACCTCACCGCAATTTGCGGCCCTGACCATGTTGCAGGAACACCCCGATATTGATCAGGCGACACTGGCCGGGCTGATCGCCCATGACCGTGCCACCATCGGAGGGGTGATCGAACGACTGTGTGCCAAGGGGCTGATCGAGCGGCGCACCAATCCTTTGGACCGACGGGCCAAGATACTGGTCCTGACGCCAGAGGGCGAAAGGCGCGTCGCCCAAATCCGCCCCATCGTCGAGACCATGCAAAAGAACCTGCTGGTCGGGCTGGATGAGGCGGAAACAGCGGAATTCATCCGGCTGGCGGCCAAGGTCGCCGCCGCCGGCAATGACCGCACGCGCGCCCCCTTGCGTATGCCCAAGGACAAACCTGACACCCCGGCGCGCTGA
- the paaG gene encoding 2-(1,2-epoxy-1,2-dihydrophenyl)acetyl-CoA isomerase PaaG, with the protein MSDTILYTDHGTWAEVTLNRPDRLNSFTPDMHLALRAALTRAAEEGKRALLLTGAGRGFCAGQDLGDRDPRKMDGPPDLGETVRSYWAPLVRQLHALQMPVICAVNGVAAGAGSSVALACDMVLAGQSAKFIQSFAKVGLIPDTGGSWHLTNILGRARAMGLALTAQPLPAQQAEDWGLIWKALPDEALMDEARKLAAQFAEGPTFGFASTKQAIDAAATNTLDAQLDLEAELMKACGEHPDYAEGVAAFLDKRAPKFTGER; encoded by the coding sequence ATGTCGGACACCATTCTTTACACGGATCACGGCACTTGGGCCGAGGTCACGCTGAACCGGCCCGACCGGCTGAACAGCTTTACCCCTGACATGCATCTGGCCCTGCGCGCCGCGCTGACTCGCGCGGCGGAAGAGGGCAAGCGCGCCCTCCTGCTAACGGGTGCGGGACGCGGCTTTTGCGCAGGTCAGGATCTGGGCGACCGCGATCCGCGCAAGATGGATGGCCCTCCCGATCTGGGCGAAACGGTGCGCAGCTACTGGGCGCCGCTGGTGCGCCAACTCCACGCCCTGCAAATGCCGGTGATCTGCGCGGTCAATGGCGTCGCCGCCGGGGCCGGGTCCAGCGTGGCGCTGGCCTGCGACATGGTTCTGGCCGGGCAAAGCGCCAAGTTCATCCAATCCTTTGCCAAGGTCGGTCTGATCCCCGACACAGGCGGCAGCTGGCACCTGACCAACATTCTGGGGCGTGCCCGCGCAATGGGCCTTGCCCTGACGGCCCAACCGCTGCCCGCACAACAGGCCGAGGACTGGGGGCTGATCTGGAAGGCTCTGCCGGATGAGGCGCTGATGGATGAGGCGCGCAAGTTGGCGGCGCAATTCGCCGAGGGCCCAACCTTTGGGTTTGCCAGCACCAAACAGGCCATCGACGCCGCGGCGACAAACACTCTGGACGCGCAACTGGATCTGGAGGCCGAGTTGATGAAGGCCTGCGGCGAACACCCCGACTATGCCGAAGGCGTCGCCGCCTTTCTGGACAAACGCGCGCCCAAATTCACCGGAGAGCGGTAA